In Vibrio alginolyticus NBRC 15630 = ATCC 17749, one genomic interval encodes:
- a CDS encoding PepSY-associated TM helix domain-containing protein produces the protein MLLKSKGVQTWARRLHIYISMALLLVTLFFAVTGITLNRPELFERSEPIIQQHTLTVPHSVLFSHSDTFQPNREELVAFLTKETELRGTPSALDVYTEVEQGELLLGELSMDFKGPGYNATVFIDMTTGAADVETTHYGIVALLNDLHKGRNSGGIWKWFIDVTALLMVFFVLTGVCLLLPKKKTLRTSMQWMSFGTLLSLVIYFVAVP, from the coding sequence ATGTTGCTTAAAAGCAAAGGTGTTCAAACTTGGGCTCGCCGCCTACATATCTATATTTCGATGGCTCTTCTCTTAGTTACGCTGTTTTTTGCAGTAACTGGTATTACCCTCAATCGCCCCGAATTGTTTGAACGCAGTGAACCTATCATTCAACAACATACTCTGACGGTTCCGCACTCAGTTCTATTCTCACATTCAGATACCTTTCAACCTAATCGTGAAGAACTGGTGGCTTTCTTGACTAAAGAAACCGAGCTTCGCGGCACTCCTTCCGCACTAGATGTGTATACCGAAGTTGAGCAAGGTGAGTTGTTACTCGGAGAGCTTTCTATGGATTTTAAAGGCCCGGGTTATAACGCTACGGTCTTTATTGATATGACTACTGGTGCGGCTGATGTTGAAACGACGCACTACGGTATTGTTGCGCTGCTGAACGATCTACATAAAGGACGCAACAGTGGCGGGATTTGGAAGTGGTTTATCGACGTCACTGCGCTTTTGATGGTGTTTTTTGTTCTTACAGGCGTGTGCTTGTTACTGCCTAAGAAGAAGACGCTCAGAACGTCAATGCAATGGATGAGCTTTGGTACGTTACTGTCGCTCGTAATTTATTTTGTTGCTGTTCCATAA
- a CDS encoding DUF2271 domain-containing protein, whose protein sequence is MLNTGRFFRRNHFCKAALIAAFTPFSLSAAPLPDNAKVDFELELPKIDTSMYARPYVAVWVENDQRKPVKTIQLWVGKDEWLKDLRSWWRKAGRYDRELVDAVTSATRPAGQYRFVWDGTNDAGERLEQGNYTLYVEVVREHGGRNYLRQKITLADSDVRYELKPTQETGVITVNYQVK, encoded by the coding sequence ATGTTGAACACAGGAAGGTTTTTCCGCCGTAATCACTTTTGTAAAGCCGCTTTGATCGCGGCTTTTACTCCTTTCTCTCTTTCCGCGGCGCCTCTACCAGATAACGCGAAGGTCGACTTCGAACTCGAACTTCCAAAGATAGATACCTCAATGTATGCACGCCCTTATGTGGCGGTTTGGGTTGAAAACGATCAGCGTAAACCGGTTAAAACCATTCAGTTATGGGTAGGGAAAGACGAATGGTTAAAAGATCTACGCAGCTGGTGGAGAAAAGCGGGTCGTTATGATCGTGAACTTGTTGATGCGGTGACTTCTGCAACACGTCCTGCTGGTCAATACCGCTTTGTCTGGGATGGAACCAATGACGCAGGGGAGCGTTTGGAACAAGGAAATTACACGTTGTACGTCGAGGTCGTTCGTGAACACGGTGGGCGAAACTACTTACGTCAAAAAATAACGCTAGCGGACAGTGACGTGCGCTATGAGCTTAAACCAACACAAGAGACGGGTGTCATCACCGTCAATTATCAAGTTAAGTGA
- a CDS encoding DUF4198 domain-containing protein, with protein sequence MKTKMKAVALASVMAMGLAVTTTAQAHPRWVLPSHFTVSKEGGDWLTFDVTASHGTFVFDKPAGSDQAFVVMPDGRSERPNFVVRGKRRSMFDFFFTEEGTHKVAINNQPSYYTQYKAGRRDTVKWARANKAERGDVLPEQARDVVTQLSYTRAESYITVGMPTDKALEIEGKMLEMKPITHPSDIIEGEPVTFQFFFNGEPQEGVTAEITREGTMYRNHQEQIDVVSDKDGKVIFTPEVAGRYLMKANYKGELKDNPLADKASANVHLTFETQLN encoded by the coding sequence ATGAAAACCAAAATGAAAGCAGTGGCATTGGCGAGTGTAATGGCAATGGGATTGGCTGTAACCACCACCGCACAAGCACATCCACGTTGGGTTCTGCCCTCTCACTTTACGGTTTCTAAAGAAGGCGGTGACTGGCTGACATTTGATGTTACTGCCTCTCACGGAACGTTTGTTTTTGATAAGCCTGCGGGTAGTGATCAGGCATTTGTGGTGATGCCGGATGGCCGCTCTGAGCGTCCTAACTTTGTTGTTCGTGGCAAGCGTCGCTCTATGTTTGATTTCTTTTTTACAGAAGAAGGCACGCACAAAGTCGCGATTAATAATCAGCCGAGCTACTACACACAATACAAAGCGGGCCGTCGTGATACGGTGAAATGGGCGCGAGCAAACAAAGCTGAGCGTGGTGACGTGCTTCCTGAGCAAGCGCGTGATGTGGTTACTCAACTAAGTTACACCCGAGCAGAAAGCTACATTACGGTTGGTATGCCAACGGACAAAGCGTTGGAGATTGAAGGCAAAATGCTGGAGATGAAACCGATCACGCATCCATCGGACATCATTGAAGGTGAGCCTGTGACTTTCCAGTTTTTCTTTAACGGAGAGCCACAAGAGGGCGTTACTGCTGAGATTACACGTGAAGGTACCATGTACCGAAACCATCAAGAACAAATCGATGTGGTGAGCGATAAAGATGGCAAAGTGATCTTCACGCCAGAAGTCGCCGGGCGCTACTTAATGAAAGCGAACTACAAAGGTGAATTAAAAGATAATCCATTGGCGGATAAAGCGAGTGCCAATGTTCATCTTACGTTTGAAACTCAACTTAACTAA
- a CDS encoding DUF6162 family protein codes for MSVQKVRPDDGNREGKWVALTIAAILSSAAILMPYHQVATEKPDMQSHQVLITDLHQNELGLIAELKLAHEEIRDLQLDTGTWPEISDMEVLWIAPFVKDQNWKRKGSHQWQRIDDGVYIGVKTSAQGSASMLLDSRSSQADIWFNDSSRSLNVEGLSDLAKRHDFGWKQIVLSDSSSHSHAH; via the coding sequence ATGAGTGTACAGAAAGTTCGCCCTGATGATGGTAACCGAGAAGGAAAGTGGGTCGCACTGACAATCGCAGCAATTCTCAGTTCAGCAGCCATACTTATGCCCTACCATCAGGTCGCGACTGAAAAGCCAGACATGCAGTCTCATCAAGTGTTAATCACGGATTTACATCAAAATGAGTTGGGGTTGATCGCTGAGCTTAAGCTCGCTCATGAAGAGATTCGTGATTTGCAGTTAGATACCGGAACTTGGCCTGAGATCTCTGATATGGAGGTGCTTTGGATTGCTCCGTTCGTGAAAGACCAAAACTGGAAGCGTAAAGGTTCTCATCAGTGGCAACGAATTGATGACGGTGTCTACATTGGCGTGAAGACCAGTGCCCAAGGCTCTGCTTCCATGCTGTTGGATAGCCGCAGTTCTCAAGCTGATATTTGGTTTAATGATTCTAGCCGTTCGTTAAATGTGGAGGGACTAAGCGATCTAGCTAAACGCCACGATTTCGGGTGGAAACAAATCGTTCTGTCAGACTCTTCCTCTCATTCTCACGCCCATTAA
- a CDS encoding metal ABC transporter solute-binding protein, Zn/Mn family has protein sequence MIKRSLLRRILTATALLTVSSTGFAADKLSIGITLQPYYSYVKAVVGEKADIVPLVDAGFNPHNYLPQPNDLKRLNEMDVIVINGIGHDDFALKVIKASQRDDLVVIEANKEVPLLPAMGQSVGQGAVNPHTFVGLSTTIQKVYTIASELSQLDPDNATFYRQNARKYAKTFRLMKRDAMLSLGELDTAGMKVATTHNAYGYILQEFGVDVAAVIEPAHGVEPSASQLQETIEKIRESGIDVLFYELNMPNRFVDTIEEATGVQLYRFSHMTHGEYEADKVEVEMRDNVETLIEAMKFVASKRAGEKA, from the coding sequence ATGATCAAACGCTCTCTTTTACGTCGTATTCTTACAGCCACCGCGTTATTGACGGTGTCTTCTACTGGCTTTGCTGCCGATAAACTCAGTATTGGTATTACGCTTCAACCTTATTACAGCTATGTTAAAGCCGTTGTTGGTGAGAAGGCGGACATCGTTCCTTTGGTTGATGCTGGTTTTAATCCTCACAACTATTTGCCACAACCTAATGATCTTAAGCGCTTAAATGAAATGGACGTAATAGTGATCAATGGTATTGGTCATGACGATTTTGCACTGAAAGTGATCAAGGCTTCTCAGCGTGATGATCTCGTGGTTATCGAAGCGAACAAAGAAGTGCCTTTATTGCCCGCTATGGGGCAGTCTGTTGGTCAAGGAGCAGTGAACCCTCACACCTTTGTCGGTCTATCAACAACCATTCAAAAGGTTTACACCATCGCGAGTGAGCTAAGCCAATTGGACCCAGACAATGCTACGTTCTATCGCCAAAATGCTCGTAAATACGCGAAAACATTTCGCCTGATGAAGCGTGATGCAATGTTGTCTCTTGGTGAGTTGGACACGGCTGGTATGAAGGTGGCGACAACCCACAATGCTTACGGATATATCCTTCAGGAGTTTGGTGTTGACGTTGCCGCTGTCATTGAGCCTGCTCATGGTGTAGAACCAAGTGCAAGTCAGCTACAGGAAACGATAGAGAAAATTCGTGAATCGGGCATTGATGTTCTGTTTTATGAGCTCAATATGCCGAATCGCTTTGTTGATACCATCGAAGAGGCGACCGGGGTGCAGCTTTATCGCTTTTCTCACATGACTCACGGTGAGTATGAGGCTGATAAAGTCGAGGTTGAGATGCGAGATAATGTGGAAACACTAATCGAAGCCATGAAATTTGTGGCGAGTAAGCGAGCAGGGGAAAAGGCGTGA
- a CDS encoding metal ABC transporter ATP-binding protein: MTGPSVSLSNVGLKYADNIILQNISAEFENAKCHVIMGPNGGGKTSLLRSVLGLTPFSGNIALNWPEPSAASGKIGYVPQKAMFEASLPLTVMDFVLLNQTRIPLFWRRKTKQTQHALAQLDRVGMATRSDRRMGQLSGGEQQRVLFAQALLDEPNLLVLDEPTTGMDEQGVRYLEGLIHEVVGEGKTVVAVHHDVTAVRRLDAQVHVVNRQIVASGHHSDVLSPDRIETLFKHYTAKVEAA, encoded by the coding sequence ATGACTGGACCTTCCGTTTCCTTAAGTAACGTGGGCCTAAAATACGCCGACAATATCATTTTGCAGAACATCAGCGCCGAATTCGAGAACGCGAAATGTCACGTTATTATGGGACCGAACGGCGGTGGTAAAACCTCTTTGCTTCGTTCGGTACTTGGACTCACGCCATTTTCGGGAAACATAGCGCTCAATTGGCCAGAACCATCAGCTGCATCGGGGAAGATAGGGTATGTGCCACAAAAAGCGATGTTTGAAGCAAGCCTCCCGTTAACCGTGATGGATTTTGTACTGCTTAACCAAACTCGTATCCCTCTATTTTGGCGACGTAAAACGAAACAAACTCAACATGCCCTGGCCCAGCTGGATCGCGTGGGTATGGCAACGCGTAGCGACCGTCGTATGGGGCAACTCTCTGGCGGTGAGCAACAGCGTGTTTTGTTTGCGCAAGCTTTACTGGATGAGCCCAATTTATTGGTTTTAGACGAACCTACAACTGGCATGGATGAGCAAGGTGTTCGATATCTTGAAGGTTTGATTCATGAAGTTGTTGGAGAAGGCAAAACGGTGGTGGCAGTACATCATGACGTGACCGCCGTGCGCCGTTTAGATGCGCAGGTCCATGTCGTAAATCGTCAAATTGTGGCGTCAGGTCACCATTCAGATGTGCTAAGCCCTGATCGTATAGAAACATTATTCAAGCACTACACAGCAAAAGTGGAGGCTGCATAA
- a CDS encoding metal ABC transporter permease, protein MDWLRELAVSGVEAGWLSDSFSYAFMVNAIVAALILGPLLGGLGTLVIAKRLAFFSEAVGHAALTGIAIGVLLGEPPENPIIGLFSFCMIFALLLHFVRNRTNVPYDTLVGVFLALALAVGAALLMYVARKINIHMLENVLFGSILTVTDNDILILAISCLIILLLLIPTFNRILLTCISPDIARVRGFNTSFYDYLFVMMITLVTIAAVKIIGAVLVGALLLIPGATARLLTKRMGSFVLLSSLLATIACLIGTILPMELELPVPSGASIIIVSAAFFLTATVYRIIQKA, encoded by the coding sequence ATGGATTGGTTGCGAGAGTTAGCGGTTAGCGGCGTTGAAGCTGGATGGTTAAGCGATAGCTTTTCTTATGCCTTCATGGTAAACGCAATTGTGGCAGCGCTGATATTAGGACCATTACTTGGTGGTCTTGGTACATTAGTCATCGCCAAGCGACTGGCTTTTTTCTCTGAAGCGGTTGGGCATGCTGCGCTTACCGGAATCGCGATTGGTGTGTTGCTCGGTGAGCCGCCAGAGAATCCGATCATCGGATTGTTTAGCTTTTGTATGATTTTTGCGCTGTTGCTTCACTTTGTTCGTAATCGTACGAATGTACCTTACGACACACTGGTTGGGGTTTTTCTTGCATTAGCGTTAGCGGTTGGTGCTGCGCTGTTAATGTACGTTGCTCGTAAGATCAACATTCACATGTTGGAGAACGTGTTGTTTGGCTCGATCTTGACTGTGACGGACAACGATATCCTTATTTTAGCGATCAGTTGTTTGATCATATTACTGCTTCTTATTCCAACGTTTAACCGCATTTTGCTAACTTGTATCAGCCCGGATATTGCACGTGTACGCGGCTTTAATACCAGCTTTTATGATTACTTATTTGTCATGATGATCACCTTGGTCACCATCGCCGCGGTAAAGATTATTGGCGCGGTATTGGTTGGTGCATTGCTGCTGATTCCTGGTGCAACGGCTAGGTTATTGACTAAACGCATGGGCAGTTTTGTTCTCCTTTCTTCTTTATTGGCAACCATTGCGTGTTTAATAGGAACCATACTGCCGATGGAGCTTGAGCTACCAGTGCCATCAGGCGCATCCATCATCATTGTTTCTGCGGCATTTTTCCTAACAGCAACGGTTTACCGAATTATCCAAAAAGCGTAA
- a CDS encoding metal ABC transporter substrate-binding protein, with product MKIKKLAITFGLVIATTLPSLASAKDILTSTPVTYMLSEQLMKGTGIETQYLPPKRYGVERLENWFANKGTEQVKQAGQAATVAITLGAIWKQDPTYVYARQGNIHLIEIDASQAISPRAQGVAVLTLENGSTSKYAWLNPTNLIRMAGIVGEDLQRVYPEHQKAIQTNQQALMLNVRELINQQQAEIFDKGIDSVVLMSESLEDFASGNQLFVVGREFKPELEWTEEDKLSLKAQFEQDKTLWLVTDKRPSKTLTSLIKPSRILQIDVIDRWGSNGIKTEKPLARWEM from the coding sequence ATGAAGATAAAAAAATTAGCGATAACTTTTGGTTTGGTTATAGCGACAACACTTCCATCGTTGGCAAGCGCCAAAGACATTTTAACCAGCACTCCCGTCACGTACATGTTGTCTGAGCAACTCATGAAAGGTACAGGGATAGAGACTCAGTATCTGCCTCCAAAGCGTTACGGCGTTGAGCGTCTTGAGAACTGGTTCGCAAATAAAGGTACAGAGCAAGTTAAGCAAGCGGGTCAAGCCGCGACGGTTGCTATTACTCTTGGTGCGATTTGGAAACAAGACCCGACTTATGTTTACGCTCGACAGGGCAACATTCACTTGATTGAAATCGATGCATCGCAGGCCATTTCTCCTAGAGCTCAAGGAGTTGCAGTTCTGACATTGGAAAACGGGTCAACATCGAAGTACGCATGGCTGAACCCTACAAACTTAATCCGAATGGCGGGCATTGTTGGAGAGGATCTACAACGTGTATATCCTGAACACCAAAAGGCGATTCAAACGAATCAACAGGCTCTTATGCTCAATGTGCGTGAACTGATCAACCAACAACAGGCAGAGATCTTCGATAAAGGCATCGATTCAGTGGTACTGATGAGTGAGTCATTAGAGGACTTTGCCTCTGGCAACCAATTGTTTGTGGTTGGGCGCGAATTTAAGCCGGAACTTGAGTGGACAGAAGAAGACAAATTATCTTTAAAAGCTCAGTTTGAACAAGATAAAACGCTATGGTTAGTGACGGATAAACGACCGTCGAAAACCTTGACATCGCTTATTAAACCGAGCCGCATACTGCAAATTGATGTTATTGACCGCTGGGGCAGTAACGGTATCAAAACTGAGAAGCCACTCGCACGTTGGGAGATGTGA
- a CDS encoding porin, with protein sequence MKMKTLAVAVAALACGSQAFAAEVYNSDGTSLSIGGHVSVGVGEYFEEEVKVHQVSPRINVAGKKDIGNGITIDAKGEWALNYLNGGSQSFSTRLGYIGATHQQFGRLVGGTQWSPYYDVAGVADLPIAFANDFLYDNHNNLGTGRAEKMISYRKSFEFGEGFAFNLGLGWQGENDDRGLSLQQNPNTGLPEYVSKGSKYDQRGQIALSGSVAGFGLGYVYSGGDVENSGLGTKTAESHLVSVNYGEYGSGLYAAVVYGMNEYFYEMREETTQIEGLLAYGVNNWTFSVNYEGVEDDKDNKTVSSETALQAEYAVTPAFVTFAGYQFDLGNDYNNEENDYWTLGARYYF encoded by the coding sequence ATGAAAATGAAAACTCTAGCCGTTGCAGTGGCGGCACTAGCATGTGGTTCACAGGCCTTCGCAGCAGAAGTTTACAACAGCGATGGTACATCTTTATCGATCGGCGGTCACGTTTCAGTTGGCGTGGGTGAGTATTTCGAAGAAGAAGTAAAAGTTCACCAAGTGTCTCCACGTATCAATGTTGCGGGCAAGAAAGACATTGGCAACGGTATCACTATCGACGCTAAAGGCGAATGGGCACTTAACTACCTAAATGGTGGTAGCCAGTCGTTTTCAACTCGTTTGGGCTACATCGGCGCGACCCACCAGCAGTTTGGCCGTTTAGTGGGAGGTACACAGTGGTCTCCGTACTACGATGTCGCTGGCGTTGCGGATCTACCAATCGCGTTCGCGAACGACTTTTTGTACGACAATCACAACAATCTAGGTACTGGTCGTGCTGAAAAAATGATCAGCTACCGTAAAAGCTTTGAGTTTGGCGAAGGTTTTGCTTTCAACCTAGGTCTTGGTTGGCAAGGTGAAAATGATGATAGAGGCCTATCATTACAACAAAACCCTAACACAGGTCTTCCAGAATACGTTTCTAAAGGCAGCAAGTATGACCAACGTGGTCAAATCGCACTGAGCGGCTCTGTTGCGGGCTTTGGTCTAGGCTACGTATACAGCGGCGGTGATGTTGAGAATTCTGGTCTAGGTACTAAAACTGCTGAATCACACCTTGTTTCTGTAAATTACGGTGAGTATGGCTCTGGTCTGTACGCAGCTGTTGTATACGGCATGAACGAATACTTCTACGAGATGCGTGAAGAAACTACTCAGATTGAGGGCCTACTAGCGTACGGAGTCAACAATTGGACGTTCAGCGTTAACTACGAAGGTGTAGAAGACGACAAAGACAACAAGACAGTTTCAAGCGAAACTGCGCTACAAGCAGAGTACGCAGTAACTCCTGCATTCGTTACTTTCGCTGGTTACCAGTTTGACCTAGGTAACGACTACAACAATGAAGAGAACGACTACTGGACTCTAGGTGCTCGTTACTACTTCTAA